The following are encoded together in the Xiphophorus hellerii strain 12219 chromosome 3, Xiphophorus_hellerii-4.1, whole genome shotgun sequence genome:
- the rspo1 gene encoding R-spondin-1 — protein MQLGLVALAMIILSSMGHSDVLKLSKARRQRRVSTEGPPSCPKGCDRCSEYNGCIKCNPKLFIFLERNDIRQIGVCLPSCPVGYFGMRNPEGNNRCTQCKIDNCEACFSRNFCTKCKEGLYSHSGRCYVSCPPGKHTANNTMDCDGHHASECELGEWSQWSSCMKKNKTCGFKKGSQTRVRSPLPQIHSVDTSPAYVPSQTCAPETERRKCVVTKMPCPRDKKNKSNRQDDTNRRENARGRGREGKGGGGGGKRRKGQSRTTTASTVTTSAVT, from the exons ATGCAGCTGGGATTGGTGGCGCTGGCAATGATTATTCTCAGCTCCATGGGTCACAGTGACGTTCTCAAGCTCTCCAAGGCGAGAAGGCAGAGACGGG TTAGCACAGAGGGACCACCATCCTGCCCAAAAGGCTGTGACCGATGCTCTGAGTATAATGGCTGCATTAAATGCAATCCAAAGCTCTTCATCTTCCTGGAGCGCAATGACATCCGTCAGATAGGAGTGTGCCTCCCCTCATGTCCTGTGGGATACTTTGGCATGCGGAATCCAGAAGGCAACAACCGATGCACAC aGTGTAAAATTGACAATTGTGAAGCATGCTTCAGTCGCaacttttgcacaaaatgtaaGGAGGGCTTGTATTCACACAGTGGCCGATGTTATGTCAGCTGCCCTCCAGGCAAGCACACCGCCAATAACACCATGGATTGTGACG GTCATCATGCTTCAGAGTGTGAACTAGGAGAGTGGAGCCAATGGAGTTCCTGCATGAAGAAGAACAAGACATGTGGATTTAAGAAGGGCTCACAAACCCGGGTTCGTTCACCCCTTCCCCAGATTCACAGTGTGGACACCTCCCCTGCTTATGTGCCCTCACAGACCTGTGCtccagagacagaaaggaggaagTGTGTTGTGACCAAGATGCCTTGTCCTAGAG acaaaaagaatAAGAGCAACAGACAGGATGATACAAACAGGAGAGAAAATGCACGTGGGAGAGGACGAGAAGGCaaaggaggaggtggaggggggaAGCGGAGGAAAGGCCAAAGCAGGACCACCACTGCGTCCACCGTCACAACCAGCGCTGTCACCTAA